The proteins below are encoded in one region of Clostridium fermenticellae:
- a CDS encoding spore germination protein has protein sequence MKENIKDEISVNIDENKEYLKKVFEGSSDTVLRQFYIGKFKATLTYIDGMSDKILLDDYIMENLMLLVDKVEDVKSIKDTLLTVTDLRESDKLSQGINAVLSGDTLMMIDGLDVCYIIATRAWASRSVGEPSGETTIRGGRDGFTETIRFNTVLLRRRIRDTRLKLNLKSMGVRSKTDVVIAYIDDIVDKDILDELNSRLSKINIDAILDSGYIEQLIEDDKWSIFPQIQSTERPDVVAASLYEGRIAILVDNSPFALIVPSTFHSFFQSPDDYYQRWIYSSAVRIIRFISIFISLLMPALYVAVSSFHTSIIPAQLTYFIASTREGVPFPAFVEAIIMEGSLAFLLEGVARLPKAVGSTVGIVGGLIIGQAAVSAGIVSPIMIIIVSITALTSFTTPNYGMAYALRILRFFLIIMAAVTGLYGIIVGLIFILIHLVRLKSFGISYLSPLVKYNSSDFKDMIIRAPIEYFKKRPNYMKTQDKIRQR, from the coding sequence TTGAAGGAAAATATTAAAGATGAAATTTCAGTAAACATTGATGAGAATAAGGAATATTTAAAAAAGGTGTTTGAAGGAAGTTCAGATACAGTCCTCAGACAATTTTATATTGGAAAATTCAAAGCCACTTTGACTTACATAGATGGTATGAGTGACAAGATACTTCTGGATGATTATATAATGGAAAATCTGATGCTTTTAGTAGATAAAGTTGAGGATGTCAAGAGCATAAAGGATACATTGCTTACAGTTACAGACCTTAGAGAAAGTGATAAGTTAAGCCAGGGAATAAATGCAGTTCTTTCTGGTGACACCCTTATGATGATAGATGGTTTGGATGTTTGCTATATTATAGCAACACGTGCATGGGCCAGTAGAAGTGTAGGAGAACCATCAGGTGAAACAACAATAAGAGGAGGTAGAGATGGGTTTACTGAAACCATAAGGTTTAATACAGTTTTGTTAAGAAGAAGAATAAGAGATACCAGGCTTAAACTAAATCTGAAGAGTATGGGAGTTAGATCAAAGACAGATGTTGTAATAGCATACATAGATGATATTGTAGATAAGGATATTTTAGATGAATTAAATTCTAGATTATCTAAAATAAACATAGATGCCATTTTAGATAGCGGATATATAGAACAACTTATAGAGGATGATAAATGGTCTATATTTCCTCAAATACAGAGTACGGAAAGACCAGATGTAGTGGCAGCTTCTTTATATGAAGGCAGAATTGCTATATTAGTGGATAATTCCCCATTTGCACTTATAGTACCAAGCACGTTTCATAGCTTTTTTCAGTCACCCGATGATTACTATCAAAGATGGATATATAGTTCGGCAGTTAGGATTATAAGATTTATTTCTATATTTATATCCCTCCTTATGCCAGCTTTATATGTGGCGGTTAGTTCATTTCATACATCTATAATTCCTGCTCAACTAACCTATTTTATAGCATCAACAAGAGAAGGAGTCCCATTTCCGGCGTTTGTAGAAGCAATTATCATGGAGGGAAGTTTAGCATTTTTACTTGAGGGTGTGGCTAGACTTCCAAAGGCTGTAGGTTCAACTGTAGGAATAGTAGGAGGACTTATAATAGGGCAGGCAGCGGTAAGTGCCGGGATAGTGAGCCCAATAATGATAATAATAGTATCTATTACAGCACTTACGAGTTTTACTACACCAAATTATGGAATGGCCTATGCCCTTAGAATTCTACGCTTTTTTTTAATTATAATGGCTGCAGTAACAGGACTTTATGGAATAATAGTAGGATTGATATTTATACTAATTCATCTTGTAAGGCTTAAAAGTTTTGGAATATCTTATCTTTCTCCGTTAGTAAAATATAATTCCAGTGACTTTAAAGACATGATTATAAGAGCACCTATTGAATACTTTAAGAAAAGACCTAATTATATGAAAACGCAGGATAAGATAAGACAAAGATAG
- a CDS encoding CLC_0170 family protein → MRILHLFDKYFLILMVIQGGLLGLIDYAKFKRDDNFKLAIRAKFVGIVSILVAIILYLITNFIY, encoded by the coding sequence ATGAGAATATTACATTTATTTGACAAGTATTTCTTAATATTGATGGTTATACAGGGAGGTCTTCTGGGGTTAATAGATTATGCAAAATTCAAAAGAGATGATAATTTTAAACTTGCTATAAGGGCAAAATTTGTTGGAATAGTTTCCATATTAGTTGCTATAATACTTTATTTAATAACAAATTTTATTTATTAG
- a CDS encoding cyanophycinase — protein MDERIEGNLIIIGGAEDKNGSKTILNEVCSKIDKENGILVVATVASELPEELGDEYKKIFQALNVKNVEILTIRNREDSYDSNNIKIIEGASLVFFTGGDQLRITSLIGGTPLYKSIQTKYNEGCIFVGTSAGASVMSDTMIVTGLDDESPRKCTLKMAPGLGLIKGVIIDQHFAQRGRIGRLMVGIAENPESLGIGIDEDTAIVVNSKAEFKVIGSGAVYIIDGSSIEHSNVSEQYPDDILSIFNVKLHILKSGDLYNLNLKKCYNGLR, from the coding sequence TTGGATGAAAGAATCGAAGGCAATTTAATAATAATTGGTGGGGCTGAGGATAAAAATGGAAGTAAAACTATACTTAATGAAGTATGCAGTAAGATAGATAAAGAGAATGGAATACTTGTAGTTGCAACAGTGGCTTCAGAACTTCCTGAAGAACTGGGAGATGAGTATAAAAAAATATTTCAAGCATTAAACGTAAAGAATGTTGAAATATTAACTATTAGAAATAGGGAGGATTCTTATGATTCAAATAATATAAAAATTATAGAAGGTGCCTCACTTGTCTTTTTTACGGGAGGAGATCAACTCAGAATAACCAGCCTAATAGGAGGGACTCCTTTATATAAGAGCATACAGACGAAATATAATGAAGGTTGTATTTTTGTTGGTACTTCTGCAGGAGCGTCTGTTATGAGTGATACTATGATAGTAACAGGTCTTGATGATGAATCACCAAGAAAATGCACATTAAAAATGGCACCGGGATTAGGACTTATTAAGGGAGTTATCATAGATCAACATTTTGCTCAAAGAGGGAGAATAGGAAGGCTTATGGTAGGTATTGCTGAGAATCCGGAAAGTCTCGGTATTGGTATAGATGAAGATACAGCCATAGTAGTAAACAGTAAAGCTGAATTCAAAGTTATTGGTTCAGGTGCTGTCTATATAATAGATGGAAGCAGTATAGAACATAGTAATGTATCTGAACAGTATCCGGATGATATATTGTCCATTTTTAATGTCAAACTACACATACTTAAAAGCGGTGATCTGTACAATCTGAATCTAAAAAAGTGTTATAACGGTCTTAGATAA
- the cphA gene encoding cyanophycin synthetase codes for MKIENFRVYSGRNIYSHKKCIKLCVDLEGYSNIATKDINNFNDRLLQIIPDLKEHRCGIDERNGFVKRLNEGTYLAHVCEHIILAIQNSLGIDVAYGKAREIDGDKYYIIFQYIYKNTAVESAKVAVELINSLICGKYFNTEMYRKMLKDTLKGEELGPSTKAIIDAARRKGIPVMRLGDEGSIFQLGYGKYSRIIEATITSNTKATAVDISCDKIQTKEILYNQCLPVARGGVVKNPLELLFKAEKIGYPVVLKPRYGNQGKGVYVNIKNEKELISIYSRLSKTYDQIIIEENIEGKDYRVCVIDGKVVAVAEKILPCVIGDGVRTVRQLIEKLNRDDKRGEGHEKPLTKVKIDNELKACISRNGYILDDILNNKQKLVLRESANLSTGGEAIDCTDDISQENIEICERAAKAIGLDICGIDICCRDIQNSLNEGGAIIEVNAAPGIRMHHYPSTGKSRDVAGAIVDMLLKDIPKDGMPVVSITGTNGKTTTTRLIGHVLKLKDYHVGMTTTGGVYLDDKCIIKGDTTGYDSAVSVLTNKDVDAAVLETARGGIIRRGLAYDLADVAVITNITEDHLGIDGVNTMEDLAYVKSLVGEAVKKDGYVVMNADDKMSMTIVNNIKSKLIMFSKDKYNSALRENIRLGGYGVYVNNETIYIEKDNEVLPIINVGDIKITLGGKLEYNIENSMAACAALVGLDVDYDTIKLGFKTFECDGRFNPGRFNMYNVNGIKVILDYGHNIAGYKAVISGLNNLEHRRLIGIIGVPGDRTDESVKKVGEISGESFDRIYIKEDKDRRGRKEGEIADILKLGVLNSGFDKDNLEIILDEKSALEKAIDNSKEGDLVIVFFERSEPLIDLIRNRIKGSKLKAESQAVV; via the coding sequence ATGAAGATTGAAAATTTTAGAGTTTATAGTGGTAGAAATATATATTCACATAAAAAGTGCATAAAGTTATGTGTGGATTTAGAAGGATATAGTAATATTGCTACTAAGGATATAAATAATTTTAATGATAGGTTATTACAGATAATACCTGACCTTAAGGAACATAGATGTGGTATAGATGAAAGAAATGGATTTGTAAAAAGGTTAAATGAGGGAACATATCTTGCGCATGTTTGTGAGCATATAATATTAGCAATTCAAAATTCGCTGGGAATTGATGTTGCCTATGGAAAGGCACGAGAGATAGATGGCGATAAGTATTATATTATATTCCAATATATATATAAAAATACTGCGGTGGAGTCTGCCAAAGTTGCAGTGGAACTAATAAATTCATTAATATGTGGTAAATATTTCAATACCGAAATGTATAGAAAGATGTTGAAGGATACTTTAAAAGGTGAGGAGCTTGGACCTAGTACAAAAGCTATAATAGATGCGGCCAGGAGAAAAGGTATTCCGGTGATGAGACTTGGAGATGAGGGAAGCATTTTTCAATTAGGCTATGGTAAATACAGTAGAATTATAGAGGCTACTATAACTAGTAATACAAAGGCAACAGCTGTAGATATATCATGTGATAAAATTCAAACTAAAGAAATACTGTATAATCAATGTTTACCTGTAGCAAGAGGAGGCGTGGTGAAAAATCCCTTAGAACTTTTATTTAAGGCGGAAAAAATAGGATATCCGGTAGTCTTAAAACCGAGATATGGAAACCAGGGTAAAGGTGTATATGTTAATATAAAAAATGAAAAAGAACTTATCAGCATATATTCTAGATTAAGCAAAACGTATGATCAAATAATAATAGAGGAGAATATAGAAGGAAAAGACTATAGAGTATGTGTTATTGATGGAAAAGTTGTAGCTGTTGCTGAGAAGATATTACCGTGTGTTATAGGTGATGGAGTAAGAACTGTAAGACAACTCATAGAAAAATTGAATAGGGATGATAAAAGAGGAGAAGGTCACGAAAAACCCCTTACAAAAGTTAAAATTGATAATGAGCTTAAGGCCTGTATATCAAGGAATGGATATATTTTAGATGACATACTTAATAATAAGCAAAAACTCGTATTAAGAGAAAGTGCGAATTTATCAACTGGAGGAGAGGCCATTGACTGCACAGATGATATATCACAAGAAAATATTGAAATATGTGAAAGAGCAGCAAAAGCTATTGGTCTTGATATATGTGGAATAGATATATGCTGCAGGGATATACAGAATTCTTTAAATGAAGGTGGTGCAATAATAGAAGTGAATGCAGCACCTGGAATTAGAATGCATCATTATCCAAGCACAGGTAAAAGCAGAGATGTGGCTGGAGCTATAGTTGATATGTTGTTAAAGGATATACCTAAAGATGGTATGCCAGTGGTTTCTATTACAGGTACAAATGGAAAAACAACTACCACAAGGCTTATAGGTCATGTCCTAAAATTGAAGGACTATCATGTTGGAATGACAACTACTGGTGGAGTTTATCTAGATGATAAATGCATAATTAAAGGAGATACTACAGGTTATGATAGTGCTGTTTCTGTACTTACCAATAAAGATGTTGATGCGGCAGTACTTGAAACTGCAAGGGGAGGGATAATAAGACGCGGACTTGCCTACGACCTGGCAGATGTTGCCGTTATAACTAATATTACTGAAGATCATTTAGGTATAGATGGCGTGAATACAATGGAAGATTTAGCTTATGTTAAATCACTTGTTGGTGAGGCTGTGAAGAAAGATGGATATGTAGTAATGAATGCCGATGACAAGATGAGTATGACTATAGTAAATAATATAAAAAGTAAATTAATTATGTTTTCCAAGGATAAATATAATTCTGCCCTCAGGGAGAATATAAGACTTGGTGGATATGGTGTATACGTGAATAATGAAACTATATATATAGAAAAGGATAATGAAGTGCTCCCAATAATAAATGTTGGTGATATAAAGATTACTCTGGGTGGTAAGTTAGAGTATAATATAGAAAATTCAATGGCTGCATGTGCAGCTCTTGTAGGGCTTGATGTTGATTATGATACTATAAAATTAGGTTTTAAAACATTTGAGTGTGATGGAAGGTTTAATCCTGGAAGATTTAATATGTATAATGTAAATGGCATCAAGGTTATTTTGGATTATGGTCATAATATAGCAGGATATAAAGCTGTTATTTCAGGATTAAATAATTTGGAACATAGGAGGCTAATTGGTATTATAGGTGTACCGGGTGATAGAACAGACGAAAGTGTAAAAAAGGTAGGAGAAATATCTGGAGAAAGTTTTGATCGGATATATATAAAAGAAGATAAGGATAGAAGAGGAAGAAAAGAAGGAGAGATAGCAGATATACTTAAACTTGGAGTATTAAATTCAGGTTTTGATAAAGATAATCTAGAAATAATTTTAGATGAAAAATCTGCTCTCGAAAAAGCAATAGACAATTCTAAAGAGGGTGACTTAGTTATAGTATTTTTCGAAAGATCTGAACCACTTATTGATCTTATAAGAAATAGGATTAAAGGTTCTAAATTAAAAGCAGAATCACAGGCTGTAGTTTAG
- the ispE gene encoding 4-(cytidine 5'-diphospho)-2-C-methyl-D-erythritol kinase, which produces MIIKAFAKVNLSLDIVGKRKDGYHLLKTIMQQVELYDVIDINKSDKGITLTCNKSYLPTDNKNLAYKAAELFLNTYNISSGVTIDIKKFIPVSAGLAGGSTDAAAVLKGIRRLYKPEIKNDKLASLGLKIGADVPYCLTGGTALCEGIGEKVMQLKKFRNKILVIVKPPFGTSTAEVYKKFDLSKLRKHPNTDLLLKCIEKDNMKVLAKNLENVLENVTLNKHTIIKNIKQQMIKDGALGSLMSGSGPTVFAFFDDMLKAQMCYDGMSKKYKDAFITRTI; this is translated from the coding sequence ATGATAATAAAGGCTTTTGCTAAGGTTAATTTGTCTTTAGATATAGTTGGAAAAAGAAAAGATGGATATCATCTTTTAAAAACTATAATGCAGCAAGTTGAATTATATGATGTTATAGATATAAATAAATCCGATAAGGGAATAACTCTGACGTGTAATAAGAGTTATTTACCAACTGATAATAAAAACTTAGCTTATAAGGCTGCAGAACTTTTTTTGAATACGTATAATATTAGTTCAGGAGTAACAATAGATATTAAAAAGTTTATACCAGTATCAGCTGGGCTTGCAGGAGGTAGTACTGATGCTGCTGCTGTACTTAAAGGTATCAGAAGACTTTATAAACCTGAAATAAAGAATGATAAGCTCGCAAGTTTAGGCCTTAAAATAGGAGCTGATGTACCATATTGTTTAACAGGTGGAACAGCATTATGTGAAGGTATAGGAGAGAAGGTAATGCAGCTTAAGAAATTTAGAAATAAAATATTGGTTATAGTAAAGCCGCCATTTGGGACATCCACGGCAGAAGTATATAAAAAATTTGATCTAAGCAAATTAAGAAAACATCCTAATACAGACTTATTATTAAAATGCATTGAAAAAGATAATATGAAAGTACTTGCTAAGAATTTGGAAAATGTTTTGGAGAATGTAACTTTAAATAAGCATACAATAATAAAGAATATAAAACAACAAATGATTAAAGATGGGGCACTTGGAAGCCTTATGAGTGGCAGTGGGCCTACTGTATTCGCGTTTTTTGACGATATGCTTAAAGCACAGATGTGCTATGACGGAATGAGTAAGAAATATAAGGATGCTTTTATAACACGAACAATATAA
- a CDS encoding GerAB/ArcD/ProY family transporter, whose protein sequence is MQSIESVKQHGLFTTIVVAIIGVSSFSYPREVAGAVGTNGWIIAIIEGLIWYIIAYMTYRVIEINDYNSFYDISINNFGKIIGFLVSIFFIMYNLAIISIQMRMFVEVLKMYLLEKTPTEFILIVTILTGEYIIRSDISSLVKFNEVAFLIMSCAIIFVMVFSLNKADFTNVFPILTSKPVDYIRAFCTTMFSFAGIQILYLVCPFVKNKKIIPKTIFKGIGYVVGFYVFLVVFTLAILTKEQVKVILWPTIAMVKCINIQGALVERWDGVIMSLWVLFYFTNFVNIYYLICDITRDALKLKDIRFSLVLIAPLIYCIAIYYPNVVSVHSAFARANNIFGIIGLIVIPILFYLISMFKAKKKVTNK, encoded by the coding sequence ATGCAAAGTATAGAATCTGTAAAACAGCATGGCTTATTTACAACTATTGTTGTTGCAATAATTGGCGTATCATCATTTTCTTATCCGCGAGAGGTCGCAGGTGCTGTTGGCACTAATGGTTGGATTATAGCAATAATAGAAGGTTTAATATGGTACATTATAGCATATATGACTTATAGAGTTATTGAAATTAACGACTATAATAGTTTTTATGATATATCAATAAATAATTTTGGAAAGATAATTGGATTTTTAGTCAGTATATTTTTTATAATGTATAATTTGGCTATTATATCTATTCAGATGAGGATGTTCGTTGAAGTATTAAAAATGTATCTGCTTGAAAAAACTCCTACGGAATTTATATTAATAGTAACTATACTTACCGGTGAATATATCATAAGATCAGATATTAGTTCCCTGGTAAAGTTTAATGAAGTGGCATTTTTGATTATGTCGTGTGCAATAATATTTGTAATGGTATTCAGCTTAAATAAAGCTGATTTTACAAATGTATTTCCAATACTGACCAGCAAACCAGTTGATTATATAAGAGCTTTTTGTACTACTATGTTTAGTTTTGCGGGAATACAGATATTATATTTAGTTTGTCCTTTTGTAAAAAATAAAAAAATCATACCTAAGACTATATTTAAAGGTATAGGATATGTTGTTGGATTTTATGTGTTTTTGGTGGTATTTACATTAGCAATACTTACAAAAGAACAAGTTAAGGTGATTTTATGGCCCACTATAGCTATGGTAAAATGCATAAATATACAGGGAGCATTAGTAGAAAGATGGGATGGAGTAATCATGTCCTTATGGGTTTTATTTTATTTTACAAACTTCGTAAATATATATTATTTAATATGTGATATAACCAGAGATGCATTAAAACTTAAAGATATAAGATTTTCATTAGTATTAATAGCACCTTTAATTTACTGTATTGCTATATACTATCCTAATGTAGTCAGTGTGCATAGTGCATTTGCAAGGGCCAATAATATATTTGGAATTATAGGACTCATTGTGATACCTATATTATTTTATTTAATTTCAATGTTTAAGGCAAAAAAGAAGGTGACAAATAAATGA
- a CDS encoding Ger(x)C family spore germination protein — MKKVCRVICLLLIAIVSTGCWDKVEINQKGFVSVMGIDSGDDIGKDKELKKLNPNEPYTGMDLKRIHVTFGLPDISKLGPEKGGIGEDNYIDSDAYSMQDAISKASNKTSREITFTHIKLLMIGSNLLTYPETFKEVIDYLQRQPALDRMMYVCVAQGKAEEFVKYKPTTEKSLENYMVGLIENSRRNNTFVIVTLNDFLKLLDQNGNSISPSFEMDKDKKELKVSGSAIIKNYGLKGFLTNNQTSNIKILRGEFKGGTKVVYKNGHPIDFEVDNSRRKIIVKNTNNKLVFYINVNLEGEIKDSYMKNQLFSANNLSTLEDNFNRSIQKECEQTVQITQDQFQVDPIGFREYLEKYYPRLWSQVENDWDNAYKNAEVHVVIDSKIRRIGAVK, encoded by the coding sequence ATGAAAAAAGTCTGCAGGGTTATTTGTTTACTGCTTATCGCAATTGTATCGACTGGATGCTGGGATAAGGTTGAAATAAATCAAAAAGGTTTTGTATCCGTAATGGGGATAGACTCGGGGGATGATATAGGCAAGGATAAAGAATTAAAAAAACTTAATCCTAATGAACCATATACAGGAATGGATTTAAAAAGGATACATGTAACATTTGGATTACCTGATATAAGTAAACTGGGACCGGAAAAAGGAGGAATTGGTGAAGATAATTATATTGATTCGGATGCATATTCTATGCAAGATGCTATAAGTAAAGCTAGTAATAAAACTAGTAGAGAAATTACATTTACTCATATAAAACTTCTTATGATAGGAAGCAATCTTTTAACATATCCTGAAACATTTAAAGAAGTGATTGATTATCTTCAAAGGCAACCAGCATTAGATAGAATGATGTATGTATGTGTGGCCCAAGGCAAGGCTGAGGAGTTTGTAAAATACAAACCGACAACAGAAAAAAGTTTAGAAAACTATATGGTTGGATTAATTGAAAATAGTCGTAGAAATAATACCTTTGTAATTGTAACCTTGAATGATTTTTTGAAACTGCTTGATCAAAATGGCAATTCGATATCACCAAGTTTCGAGATGGATAAGGATAAAAAGGAACTTAAAGTTTCGGGATCGGCAATAATTAAGAATTATGGTCTTAAAGGTTTTTTAACAAACAATCAAACTTCAAATATAAAGATTTTAAGAGGTGAATTTAAAGGCGGTACAAAAGTTGTATATAAAAATGGCCATCCTATAGATTTTGAAGTGGATAACTCAAGGAGAAAGATAATTGTCAAAAATACGAATAATAAATTAGTATTTTATATAAATGTAAATTTAGAGGGAGAGATAAAAGATTCTTATATGAAAAATCAACTGTTTTCAGCTAATAATTTAAGTACATTAGAAGATAACTTTAATAGATCAATACAGAAGGAGTGTGAACAAACGGTACAAATAACTCAGGATCAGTTTCAGGTAGATCCTATAGGTTTTAGAGAATATTTAGAAAAATATTATCCTAGGCTTTGGAGTCAAGTTGAAAATGATTGGGATAATGCATATAAAAATGCTGAAGTACATGTTGTTATAGATTCAAAAATTAGAAGAATAGGGGCTGTGAAATAA
- the spoIIR gene encoding stage II sporulation protein R, with the protein MRRVLNIFICVIISILVVFGCAFEGKAKSQNLQKDIASKIIRFHVIANSDLGNDQQLKLKVRDKVLQYIQPKLKGSKNIYESRKILLANNDEINKIANDVVKKNGYNYEVKTMLSHENFPVKTYGNITLPQGRYEAYRIIIGSGKGHNWWCVMFPPLCFVDITKGEVSYEETEKDMRKVLTDEEYKSIDNKINSTDKSIKIKFKLLEIIRSRGI; encoded by the coding sequence ATGAGAAGGGTATTAAATATTTTTATATGTGTTATTATAAGTATTCTAGTTGTATTTGGATGCGCATTTGAAGGTAAAGCAAAAAGTCAAAATTTACAAAAAGATATAGCTTCCAAAATAATAAGGTTTCATGTAATAGCGAACAGTGACCTCGGAAATGATCAGCAGCTTAAATTAAAAGTACGGGATAAGGTATTACAGTATATACAACCAAAACTTAAGGGTTCTAAAAATATATATGAGTCGAGAAAAATATTACTTGCTAATAATGATGAGATAAATAAAATTGCAAATGATGTTGTTAAAAAGAATGGATATAATTATGAAGTTAAAACTATGTTATCACATGAAAATTTTCCAGTGAAAACGTATGGTAATATTACTCTTCCCCAAGGGAGATATGAAGCATATAGAATAATTATAGGAAGTGGAAAAGGACATAACTGGTGGTGTGTAATGTTTCCTCCATTATGTTTTGTTGATATAACTAAAGGAGAAGTATCGTATGAGGAAACAGAGAAGGATATGAGAAAGGTTTTAACTGATGAAGAGTATAAATCGATAGATAATAAAATAAATTCCACAGATAAAAGTATAAAAATTAAATTTAAATTATTAGAAATAATTAGAAGCAGGGGAATCTAG
- a CDS encoding MGDG synthase family glycosyltransferase: MRILILSVSAGGGHGHAAEALRNYIESEVPNSDIKIIDTLKYINPIIDKVVIGSYLKSLKITPALYGKIYTYSEGDYNKIASTISSKFNKIMTYKLAPLVSEFNPDMIISTHPFPTEMDSIMKEKHNIMTPCITIITDYYPHTSWLHPNIDAYVVSNQDMIDEMISRGIPKDTIYNLGIPVESDFMEKFDRDDTLHELKLDKNKSTILVMGGSLGMGKIKDICEQLDKIIMDIQIIVITGKNQKLYDDLLKSKEAFSKEIRIIGFTNKVNKYMQASDLLLTKPGGLTVTEALICKIPMGIFSPIPGHEEKNAEFLIKNNLAINICDINTCKSKIENLLNSPNRLRTMKDNCEKFAKPNSGNDIVKLIKYLMHNKPNKITVETPNKNPSKDNSVKTFFKSVENYFIKTASKIFVQS, translated from the coding sequence ATGCGAATATTAATTCTTTCCGTTTCTGCTGGTGGTGGTCATGGCCATGCCGCGGAAGCATTAAGAAATTATATTGAATCAGAAGTTCCTAATTCTGATATTAAAATTATTGATACATTAAAATATATAAATCCAATAATAGACAAAGTTGTTATTGGAAGTTATTTGAAGAGTTTAAAGATTACTCCAGCATTATATGGCAAAATATATACATACTCTGAAGGAGACTATAATAAAATTGCTTCTACTATAAGTTCAAAATTTAATAAGATTATGACCTATAAATTGGCTCCATTAGTATCAGAGTTTAATCCTGATATGATAATATCCACACATCCATTTCCCACTGAAATGGACTCAATAATGAAAGAGAAACATAATATAATGACACCGTGCATCACAATAATTACAGACTATTATCCTCATACATCATGGCTTCATCCAAATATTGACGCATATGTCGTATCAAATCAAGACATGATAGACGAAATGATATCAAGAGGTATTCCCAAAGATACAATATATAATTTAGGAATACCGGTTGAATCTGATTTTATGGAAAAATTCGACAGGGATGATACATTACATGAATTAAAACTAGATAAAAATAAATCTACAATACTCGTTATGGGCGGAAGCTTAGGAATGGGTAAAATTAAGGATATATGTGAACAACTTGATAAGATTATAATGGATATACAAATTATAGTTATAACCGGTAAAAATCAGAAACTATATGATGATTTATTAAAATCTAAAGAAGCATTTTCAAAAGAAATTCGTATAATAGGTTTTACCAATAAAGTAAATAAATATATGCAGGCTAGCGATCTATTATTGACTAAACCAGGAGGACTTACTGTAACAGAGGCTTTAATATGCAAAATACCAATGGGTATTTTTTCTCCAATACCCGGCCATGAAGAAAAAAATGCAGAATTTCTTATAAAAAATAATCTAGCAATAAATATATGTGATATAAATACATGTAAAAGTAAGATAGAAAATCTTCTTAATTCGCCAAATAGGCTCAGAACCATGAAAGATAATTGTGAAAAGTTTGCTAAACCAAATAGCGGCAATGATATAGTAAAATTAATCAAATATTTAATGCATAATAAACCAAATAAAATTACAGTAGAGACTCCAAATAAAAATCCATCTAAAGATAATTCAGTAAAAACTTTTTTTAAATCTGTTGAGAATTATTTTATAAAAACAGCAAGTAAAATTTTTGTACAAAGTTAA